GTTGCGGCGGCCCACGAGCGACTCACCGACCACGGGATCGACGTGTCATTGCGCGCTGTGGACGGAACGCCTCTGAACGCCGTGCTCTCGGTGGCCGACGACGAAGATGCGGACCTCATCTGTATCGGAGGCCGGCGTCGCTCTCCAGCGGGGAAAATGCAACTCCGCAGCGGTTCCAAGGCGGTCGTACTCAACACCGATCGGCCAGTATTGATCGCCGGAAGCGAGGAGAGCTAACATCCGTACAGGGTGGTGCGTCCGAGTTGTCCATCACCACCATCCACAAAATCGCGGGTATGATATGCCCGGGCGCAAAATTCTCCCCTACTGGGGTGTCGACGGACACCGATCGACGCACACCATGACGAACCACGATACCGGCAGCCCCTTCGCACCACACACCCCCTCCGAGACGGCAGCGATGCTCGCTGCTGTAGGGGTAGACAGTGAAGAGGAGCTGTTTGATATTCCGGAAGACGTACTGTTCGACGGTGAGTTTGGCATCACTCGCCAGTCGGAACAGTCAGTGATCGAAGAGACAGCGGAACTACTGGGGGAAAACGACGATCTGACGGAGTTTTTGGGTCGTGGGCATTACGACCACTACGTTCCGTCGTGGGTCGACCACATCGCGGACCGGTCGGAGTTTCTCACGAGCTATACGCAGTATCAGCCCGAAATCGCCCAGGGATTCCTACAAGCCCTGTTCGAGTATCAGTCAATACTCGTAGAGTTGACGGGACTTCCCGTAGCGAACTGTTCGATGTACGACGCCGCCACTGCGCTGGGAGAGGCCGCAACCCTCACCAGTCGCGTTCGCGCGGCGACGGGCGAGACGGTGCTCGTCCCCGAGTTGCTCGATGCGCGTCGGCGCGACGTAGTGGAAAACTACGTATCCGGAACCGAGTTGAACGTCGAGTCTTATCCGATGGACGACGGGAACGCCGACCTGACGGCGCTCGAACGCCGGATGGACGAGGACGTTGCGCTGTTGTACGCCGAAACACCCACCGTCCGAGGCACTATCGAAGAGCAACTCTCCGAACTCGGACGGCTCGCACACGCGGCCGACGCACTGTTCTGTCTGGGAACCGATATCGTCGCGCTCGCGCTGTTAGAAGAGCCTGCAAGCGTTGGCGCAGACATCGTCGTTGGAGAAGCGGGATCACTCGGGCTTCCGATGAGCTACGGCATGGGTCTCGGGCTGTTCGCCTGTCGTGAGCGGTTCTTGCGGCAAGTACCGGGTCGGCTCGTCGGTGCCAGCAACGACGCGACGGACAGACGAGCATACACGCTCACACTCCAAACGCGGGAACAACACATCCGCCGGGAACGCGCAACGAGCAACATCTGTACGAATCAGGCGTGGGTCGCGCTCCGAACGGCGATGTGTATCGCATCACACGGCCCCGACGGATTGGTCGAACTCGCAAACGACTGTGTGACGGGGGCACGAGAACTCGCCGACGGATTGGACGCCATCGATGGGGTCACAGCCCCGGTACACGATCGACATCACTTCCGAGAGTTCATCGCTCGCGTTCGGGATGCACCGGACGTACGAAAACGACTGGAGACGCGCGGGTTCGCCGTTCACGCCATCGACGATCACCATCTACAGGTGTGTACGACCGAGACCAACGCGGACGAACGCGACCGTCTCTGCACAGCCATGGAGGAAGTCGTATGAGATACGATCAAGCGCGGTGGACCGAAGACGAGGACCGATACGAACCACTGCTCGCAGAAAAACGATCGACGACGGTCGATGTCGGTGGAACGGAGTCAGCACTCCCGGAGGATCTGACGCGCGAATCGCTCACGCTACCTGACCTCTCCGAGCCAGAGCTGACCCGTCATTACACCCGCCTATCGGCGATGAACTATGGAATCGAGAATGGGCCGTTCCCGCTCGGCTCCTGTACGATGAAGTACAATCCCTCGTTCACTGAGGATGTCGCAGCACTCCCGAGTGCGAGCGTTCATCCTGATCGATCCAAAGCGAGTGTCCAAGGAACGCTCGAACTCCTGTATCGATTGCAGGAGTATCTCGGCCGGATCGGCGGGATGGACGCAGTCACCCTGCAACCGCCGGCAGGAGCGGCAGGTGAGTTCACTGGGATCCTCATCGCCAAGGCCTACCACGAAAACAACGGCAACGACAGGACCGAGGTGATCGTTCCGGACAGCGCCCATGGAACGAACTTCGCCAGCGCAGCGCTCGCGGGGTACGACGTAGTGAGCCTCCCCGGCGGCGAGGACGGGCGGGTCGATCTCGACGCGCTCACGGCAGCTGTTGGCGATGATACTGCCGCACTGATGTTGACGAACCCGAACACGCTAGGGCTGTTCGAACGCGATATCACCGAGATCGCCGACATCGTGCACGACGCCGGTGGGCTGTTGTACTACGACGGTGCGAACCTGAACGCGCTGCTCGGACGGGCACGCCCCGGTGATATGGGCTTCGACGTGATGCACTACAACGTTCACAAAACGTTTGCGACGCCCCACGGCGGCGGTGGTCCGGGTGCCGGTCCCGTCGGCGTCACTGAGGAACTCACAGAGTTCCTTCCCGAACCCCGGGTGAGACGGACAGACGAACACGGAAACGGATTCGAGCTGTTCACGCCCGAGCGATCGATCGGACGCGTTCACGGCTATCAAGGCAACTGGCTGGTGTTGCTCAAAGCCTACGCGTACATCGCCCGACTCGGGGACGTCGGGCTCCGGGATGCGAGCGCCAAGGCGGTGTTGAACGCGAACTATCTCGCCAGCCAGATCGAATACGACGTTCCGTTCGGACCGTTCCACCACGAATTCGTCGCCAGTGCGACCAACGACGCCGCCGATATAGCCAAACGGATGCTCGATTACGGCGTCCATCCGCCGACGACGAAGTGGCCCGAAGCCGTTGAACAAGCGCTGATGACCGAACCGACTGAAATCGAAAACAGACGAACGCTCGATCAACTCGCAAAAGCGTTCAACGCCGTTACAGCCGAGGACGAAGCAATGATCGAGACGGCACCCCAACGCACTGCTGCCCGACGGATCGATCAAGCCACTGCTGCCCGAACTCCGCGGCTGTCGTGGCAGGCGCTGGACGAACACGACGAACAGTAGATCGAGACCACCGAGTCACGCTACAAGGAGTTCATTCCCATCCCAACGTTGGGAGACGACGAACGCAGTTGCGACAGTACGTGTAGATCGGATCGTTTTCCGTGCCACACTGGGGACACGTGATTAGCGTCGAGTCGATGTCCGACGAGGGAGTGCCGCCATCGAACGACAGCATCGGCTGGGGATCGTTCGGATCGATCCAATAGGGGTTCGGGGCAAGGGTTGGGACATCGTCGTCGGAGTCGTCCTCTTCCAGACGGCGAGCGACGTAGATGAGGATAGGGATCTGGAGTAAGGGAAAGACCGCGAGGACGATAAGCCCCCACACCAGCGCACTCATAAGCGCACTACGTTAGCTAATGACTTACACATTACGGTGTTTTTATACTTTCTATTCGGGCCGAGCGGCGGTAATTGTATAGTGATGGAACGACATACCACGGTCATGCCAGCAGAATCGGTCGTCTCCCTCGGGTCGATCGGCGGCGTCACCGTTGGCTTGGGCATCTTGTTGATCGGCGTTGCCAGTCACGGGGGTGAACCACTCCAGGCCGTCGGCGGTGTAGTGGTGTTGCTCAGTATCGCTGCGCTCGCCATGTCACTGTCGAGACTGGACAGTTCGATGGAATCGATCGAGAAAGAGTAACGCTATTGTACTGCCAGGAACAACCCACGTATGCAGTCCCGTGGTGTAGCGGCCAATCATAATGGCCTTTGGACGTGAAACGGCGCTGTCCGATCGCGGAAGACAGCCATTGACCCCAGTTCGAATCTGGGCGGGACTATCGGATTTATCGTTTCTGTGGCCGCTGTGCTGTATGAATCAGTTGTGGACTCGTGCGTGAAACCAAATGGTAATAGTTGTTCCTACAGATACGCCGCGTCCCACCGGGTCGCTTTACGCTGATTTCCACACTGGTTACATTCGGCGCGGCCCATCGCGTCCATAGCGATATCGAGGCTGTCGCAGTTCGAACAGAAATAGCCGTAGAGATCGGTACGGTCCGTATCGTTGTAAGCAGCGAAAAACGGCGCGACACTGCCACGTTCTGCGTCGTCGTAATCGATGTGTACGTCGCCGTTGTTACCCATGATGGTTTCGATATCGGTGGGTTCGTCCTCGACGTAGATGTTTTCGACGTACTGAGTACCGTCGATGTCGACCCGCTCATCGCCGGCTTTGACGAGTCCGTGCTGTTCGTAGAAGTCGTTACCACTGTGGTTATCCCGGAGCACCCGTCCACGAAGCCGCGATGCACCCATCGTCATCAATCGGTCGTAGATAGTGTTGTACAGACGCTCTCCAACGCCTTCACCCCGGTAGTCAGGATCGACGTGCAACCAGAGAAGATCGCCGTCACCGTCCGATTCCACGACGACACCCTCCGCAAATCCAACGACGTTTTCCTCTCGTTCTGCAACCAACATGACATAATCGGGTTCCTCGAGTTTGTCGATGATGTCCTCCTCGTCGTACCACTGTGTCACCGCGCTTTCGATGGTTTGAGGGCTGAGTGAGTAAGAGGATTCGAGCGACCGCCGCGCAATCGTCCGAACTGATGCCCCATCCTCCAGTTCTGCTGTGCGTATGTTCATATTATGCTAAACTCATTCTGGGACAATAAACCCCCCTGCCGATGGTGAATATTCGGTGATCATCCATCAAGAGATCGTGAGATTCCGCCGGATAGACGCCATGAGACCCCCGAAACGACAATTATTATCTTTGCAGAATACTAAATGCATTATAGGCACTTCTGATAACAACTAGTTGTCTAATACCAATATATTGATGCCATTGACGTAATGCATCCGGATGTCGAAGCTAATATTGACCTCCTCCACGCCGTAAACGACATGGAACCTGACCATCGGATCGGCCAGTCGTCGCCTTCACGGGTCCAACCCGCACTCAGCGGGAACCGGGGACACTCCGGTAGAACTCTCGTTTCCTCCCGCATATAGGGCTGTGGCGCGGTCAAACACCCCATCGGCAGCCGTGTCATCGCCGTGTGACGAACAGACCGCGTTCGTCACTCTCCCTTGTCTGTTCGGGAACGGCCTCTCACTGCTGTCGTAGCAATCGGAAAGGAGTGGATCACAAGCAAAACGATAGCAGTTTGAAATCCGGGGAGGCAACCGCTGGTAGTTGTGTCCGCTATGATCCGCTCGACCTGTGTTGACGAGATTCGAAGTATCTTGTTCGTACACCAGAAATATCTGATTTCTAGAGATGACTGAAGTCGCAGCTATGCGCTCGTAATCTGTATCAAGGAAGTTCCTATCTGAAGAGTGGAGGCTTTCTCTCGGTCCGAACGGTTGAACCGCCTCTTCGTAACCC
The sequence above is drawn from the Halocatena salina genome and encodes:
- a CDS encoding universal stress protein, with amino-acid sequence MYHVVTGIAPDDPQGRSKVTAITDLPAVSESVSVTIVHVTDEGTDLLTIPSVAAAHERLTDHGIDVSLRAVDGTPLNAVLSVADDEDADLICIGGRRRSPAGKMQLRSGSKAVVLNTDRPVLIAGSEES
- the gcvPA gene encoding aminomethyl-transferring glycine dehydrogenase subunit GcvPA; the protein is MTNHDTGSPFAPHTPSETAAMLAAVGVDSEEELFDIPEDVLFDGEFGITRQSEQSVIEETAELLGENDDLTEFLGRGHYDHYVPSWVDHIADRSEFLTSYTQYQPEIAQGFLQALFEYQSILVELTGLPVANCSMYDAATALGEAATLTSRVRAATGETVLVPELLDARRRDVVENYVSGTELNVESYPMDDGNADLTALERRMDEDVALLYAETPTVRGTIEEQLSELGRLAHAADALFCLGTDIVALALLEEPASVGADIVVGEAGSLGLPMSYGMGLGLFACRERFLRQVPGRLVGASNDATDRRAYTLTLQTREQHIRRERATSNICTNQAWVALRTAMCIASHGPDGLVELANDCVTGARELADGLDAIDGVTAPVHDRHHFREFIARVRDAPDVRKRLETRGFAVHAIDDHHLQVCTTETNADERDRLCTAMEEVV
- the gcvPB gene encoding aminomethyl-transferring glycine dehydrogenase subunit GcvPB gives rise to the protein MRYDQARWTEDEDRYEPLLAEKRSTTVDVGGTESALPEDLTRESLTLPDLSEPELTRHYTRLSAMNYGIENGPFPLGSCTMKYNPSFTEDVAALPSASVHPDRSKASVQGTLELLYRLQEYLGRIGGMDAVTLQPPAGAAGEFTGILIAKAYHENNGNDRTEVIVPDSAHGTNFASAALAGYDVVSLPGGEDGRVDLDALTAAVGDDTAALMLTNPNTLGLFERDITEIADIVHDAGGLLYYDGANLNALLGRARPGDMGFDVMHYNVHKTFATPHGGGGPGAGPVGVTEELTEFLPEPRVRRTDEHGNGFELFTPERSIGRVHGYQGNWLVLLKAYAYIARLGDVGLRDASAKAVLNANYLASQIEYDVPFGPFHHEFVASATNDAADIAKRMLDYGVHPPTTKWPEAVEQALMTEPTEIENRRTLDQLAKAFNAVTAEDEAMIETAPQRTAARRIDQATAARTPRLSWQALDEHDEQ
- a CDS encoding DUF7577 domain-containing protein; this translates as MSALVWGLIVLAVFPLLQIPILIYVARRLEEDDSDDDVPTLAPNPYWIDPNDPQPMLSFDGGTPSSDIDSTLITCPQCGTENDPIYTYCRNCVRRLPTLGWE
- a CDS encoding GNAT family N-acetyltransferase, translated to MNIRTAELEDGASVRTIARRSLESSYSLSPQTIESAVTQWYDEEDIIDKLEEPDYVMLVAEREENVVGFAEGVVVESDGDGDLLWLHVDPDYRGEGVGERLYNTIYDRLMTMGASRLRGRVLRDNHSGNDFYEQHGLVKAGDERVDIDGTQYVENIYVEDEPTDIETIMGNNGDVHIDYDDAERGSVAPFFAAYNDTDRTDLYGYFCSNCDSLDIAMDAMGRAECNQCGNQRKATRWDAAYL